A single Lusitaniella coriacea LEGE 07157 DNA region contains:
- the glcD gene encoding glycolate oxidase subunit GlcD, with translation MQTQQQRRNWKLIIQQFDRAIGKKGVIRRKEELLTYECDGLASYRQRPALVVLPKTTEEVAAAVKICHDNDIPWVARGAGTGLSGGALPVEDCVLIVTARMNRILKVDLDNQQVVVQPGVINNWVTQTVSGAGFYYAPDPSSQIICSIGGNVAENSGGVHCLKYGVTTNHVLGVKVVVPDGSVVDFGGQIPEMPGYDLMGVFVGSEGTLGIATEITLRILKTPEAICVLLADFETIEAAGAAVAGVISAGIIPAGMEIMDNLSINAVEDVVATGCYPRDAGAILLVELDGLQVEVAAGKKRVAKICKEMGARSLTTASDSETRLKLWKGRKAAFAAAGHMSPNYFVQDGVIPRTKLAGVLKEIEALSERSGYAIANVFHAGDGNLHPLILYDESVEGAFEEVEKVGGEILTLCVQAGGSISGEHGIGADKNCYMPQMFNEVDLETMQYVREAFNEKGLANPGKLFPTPRTCGEAANAQKIAQMKSAQLF, from the coding sequence ATGCAGACCCAACAACAAAGACGCAACTGGAAACTCATTATCCAACAATTCGATCGCGCGATCGGCAAAAAAGGGGTCATTCGCCGCAAAGAAGAACTCCTCACCTATGAATGCGACGGATTAGCCTCCTATCGCCAGCGTCCCGCTTTAGTGGTTCTTCCCAAAACCACCGAAGAAGTCGCCGCTGCCGTGAAAATTTGTCACGATAACGACATTCCTTGGGTTGCCAGAGGTGCGGGAACGGGACTGTCTGGCGGCGCACTCCCCGTTGAAGATTGTGTTCTGATTGTCACTGCCCGAATGAACCGCATCCTCAAAGTAGACTTAGACAATCAACAAGTTGTCGTACAACCGGGAGTGATTAACAATTGGGTGACGCAAACCGTTAGCGGTGCAGGATTTTATTACGCACCGGATCCCTCCAGTCAAATTATTTGCTCCATTGGTGGCAATGTCGCGGAAAACTCCGGCGGCGTACACTGCCTCAAATACGGTGTAACCACCAACCACGTTCTGGGTGTAAAAGTCGTCGTTCCTGACGGGTCTGTGGTCGATTTTGGCGGACAAATCCCTGAAATGCCCGGTTATGACCTGATGGGGGTCTTTGTTGGGTCTGAAGGAACCCTAGGCATCGCAACGGAAATTACCCTCCGTATCCTCAAAACTCCTGAAGCGATTTGCGTTTTGTTGGCAGATTTTGAAACAATTGAAGCCGCAGGTGCGGCAGTTGCGGGAGTTATCAGTGCGGGGATTATTCCTGCTGGTATGGAGATTATGGATAACCTCAGTATCAATGCTGTTGAGGATGTGGTGGCGACGGGATGCTATCCTCGCGATGCTGGGGCAATTTTGTTGGTGGAATTGGACGGTTTGCAAGTTGAGGTGGCGGCGGGTAAAAAGCGCGTTGCTAAAATTTGTAAGGAAATGGGGGCGCGCAGTCTCACTACTGCTAGCGATTCTGAAACGCGATTGAAACTGTGGAAAGGACGCAAAGCAGCGTTTGCGGCGGCGGGACACATGAGTCCTAATTATTTCGTTCAAGATGGGGTCATTCCTCGCACGAAGTTGGCTGGGGTTCTCAAGGAAATTGAAGCGTTAAGCGAGCGTTCTGGCTATGCCATTGCCAATGTGTTTCACGCGGGGGACGGGAATTTGCACCCTCTCATTCTCTACGATGAGTCGGTAGAGGGCGCGTTTGAGGAAGTGGAAAAGGTGGGGGGAGAAATCCTAACGCTGTGCGTGCAAGCGGGGGGCAGTATTTCCGGGGAACACGGCATCGGTGCGGATAAAAATTGTTATATGCCGCAGATGTTTAATGAGGTGGATTTGGAAACGATGCAGTATGTGCGAGAGGCGTTTAATGAGAAGGGACTCGCCAATCCGGGGAAGTTGTTTCCGACACCGCGTACTTGCGGAGAAGCGGCAAACGCACAAAAAATCGCCCAGATGAAGAGCGCGCAGTTGTTTTAA
- a CDS encoding VanZ family protein: MTHRPSVSRWGFLSIFYAGILLLILILAYSDNLPAFLGEIPHHDTIGHFVLYGIATYLGHRVLRHRKIKLFRQVFPLWPLLFGIFAVTEEILQMTSPNRNFSWLDMVASVLGIYFGYWLVEKTQKPE; encoded by the coding sequence ATGACTCATCGTCCGTCGGTTTCTCGCTGGGGTTTCCTGTCCATTTTTTATGCAGGGATTTTGCTCCTCATTCTCATTCTTGCTTATAGCGATAACCTACCCGCTTTTCTCGGTGAAATTCCCCACCACGACACCATTGGACATTTTGTTCTCTACGGCATCGCAACTTATCTCGGTCATCGAGTCCTGAGACATCGTAAAATTAAGTTGTTTCGCCAAGTATTTCCCCTATGGCCTTTGTTGTTTGGCATATTTGCCGTAACAGAAGAAATCCTGCAAATGACATCGCCCAACCGTAATTTTAGTTGGCTTGACATGGTTGCCAGCGTTCTAGGAATTTATTTCGGATATTGGTTAGTGGAAAAAACCCAAAAGCCTGAATAG